A window from Pirellulales bacterium encodes these proteins:
- a CDS encoding helix-turn-helix domain-containing protein, whose translation MKVFTTGQVAKICKVAPRTVSKWFDSGRLRGYRIPGSQDRRIPREYLIKFLKEHGMPLGDLEDEAMAKVLVVGQDQVLLENLKRQLPIERSFKIAVAASGFEAGIQAESFHPDCIIVDFSIGRVESLQICQNLRRNPEYADTILIALLPDDGSSTSFDRSTINETFKKPFDVALLAERLRTLIGARKELV comes from the coding sequence ATGAAGGTCTTCACAACAGGACAGGTCGCAAAGATCTGTAAAGTGGCCCCGCGCACCGTCAGTAAGTGGTTCGACTCCGGTCGGCTTCGCGGCTACCGGATTCCCGGTTCCCAGGACCGCCGAATTCCCCGCGAATACCTGATCAAGTTTCTCAAGGAGCATGGTATGCCCCTGGGCGACTTGGAAGATGAGGCGATGGCCAAGGTGCTGGTCGTCGGTCAGGATCAGGTGCTGCTCGAAAATCTCAAGCGTCAGTTGCCCATCGAGCGGTCGTTCAAGATTGCCGTGGCCGCCAGCGGCTTCGAAGCTGGCATTCAGGCCGAAAGCTTCCATCCCGATTGCATTATCGTCGATTTTTCGATCGGCCGGGTGGAGTCGCTGCAAATCTGCCAGAACCTCCGCCGCAACCCTGAGTATGCCGACACGATCCTGATCGCCTTGCTGCCCGACGACGGCAGTTCGACGAGCTTCGATCGATCGACGATCAACGAAACGTTCAAGAAGCCGTTCGACGTGGCCTTGCTGGCCGAGCGTCTGCGGACCTTGATTGGCGCCCGCAAGGAACTGGTCTAA
- the moaC gene encoding cyclic pyranopterin monophosphate synthase MoaC, with protein sequence MSHFDAEGRSRMVDVGQKPITVRMARATGEVYLLEATLDRIRRRDLSKGDVLEVARLAGIMGAKRTSELIPLCHPLPLDAVTIDFAFPDAGTLAIEAQVQCTAKTGVEMEALTAVCVAALTVYDMCKSIDREMQIGAVRLEEKSGGRSGHFVRGQGTGSGGHGTGAKDQEAK encoded by the coding sequence ATGTCCCACTTCGACGCCGAAGGCCGCAGCCGAATGGTCGACGTCGGCCAGAAGCCGATCACGGTGCGGATGGCACGAGCCACCGGCGAAGTGTACCTACTTGAAGCGACGCTCGATCGCATTCGCCGCCGCGATCTTTCCAAGGGCGACGTGCTCGAAGTCGCCCGCCTGGCCGGCATCATGGGCGCCAAGCGCACTTCGGAGCTGATTCCGCTGTGCCATCCCCTGCCGCTCGATGCGGTGACGATCGATTTCGCCTTCCCGGATGCGGGCACGCTGGCGATCGAAGCCCAGGTGCAGTGCACAGCGAAAACCGGCGTCGAAATGGAAGCCCTCACGGCCGTTTGTGTCGCCGCCCTGACCGTATACGACATGTGCAAAAGCATCGACCGCGAAATGCAAATCGGCGCCGTCCGGCTGGAAGAAAAATCCGGCGGCCGCAGCGGACATTTTGTGAGGGGCCAGGGAACGGGGAGCGGGGGCCACGGGACAGGGGCCAAAGATCAGGAAGCGAAATAG
- a CDS encoding ThiF family adenylyltransferase, which translates to MSESLDRYTRQMRYPPIGETGQRRLAAARVLICGCGALGSAAADTLARSGIGRLRIVDRDFVEITNLQRQVLFDEADAAEGLPKAIAAAAKLGRINSAVEVEPLVADVTAGNILALCDGVDLIVDGTDNFETRFLLNEAALRCKIPWIYGGAIGAIGQAMTILPDRPPCLRCVIPESPPPGSMPTCDTAGILASAIHAVSAIQACEAIKILSGNLAAVSRGLTVVDLWENRFRQVGLARLAEQGCATCRDGDFPWLSGRRGSQTAVLCGRNAVQLASPSTDDSSTAASLDDLERKLRTVGQVTRNAFLLRFAIDGYTITLFADGRAIIAGTEDIATARNVYAKYVGM; encoded by the coding sequence ATGAGCGAATCTCTCGATCGATACACCCGGCAGATGCGCTACCCGCCGATCGGCGAGACGGGGCAGCGGCGGCTCGCGGCGGCGCGGGTGCTCATCTGCGGGTGCGGCGCCTTAGGCTCCGCGGCCGCGGATACGCTCGCCCGCTCCGGCATCGGCCGGCTGAGGATCGTCGATCGCGATTTCGTCGAGATCACGAATCTTCAGCGTCAAGTCCTGTTCGACGAAGCCGACGCCGCGGAAGGATTGCCGAAAGCGATCGCCGCCGCCGCGAAACTAGGGCGAATTAATTCGGCGGTGGAAGTCGAACCCCTGGTGGCCGATGTCACAGCCGGCAATATCTTGGCGCTGTGCGACGGCGTCGATCTGATTGTCGATGGCACCGACAATTTCGAAACCCGCTTTCTGCTGAACGAGGCCGCCTTGCGGTGCAAAATCCCCTGGATCTACGGCGGTGCGATCGGCGCGATCGGCCAGGCGATGACGATTCTGCCCGATCGGCCGCCATGCCTGCGCTGCGTGATTCCCGAATCGCCGCCGCCGGGGAGCATGCCGACCTGCGACACGGCCGGCATCCTCGCCTCGGCGATCCACGCAGTCTCGGCCATCCAGGCTTGCGAAGCGATCAAAATCCTTAGCGGCAATCTCGCCGCGGTGAGCCGGGGATTGACGGTGGTCGATCTGTGGGAAAATCGGTTCCGACAAGTGGGCCTCGCGCGATTGGCCGAGCAAGGCTGTGCGACGTGCCGCGACGGCGATTTCCCCTGGCTCTCCGGCCGCCGCGGCAGTCAAACGGCAGTTCTCTGCGGCCGCAACGCCGTGCAACTGGCGTCGCCATCGACGGACGATTCGTCAACGGCCGCATCACTCGACGATCTCGAAAGAAAACTTCGCACGGTCGGCCAGGTAACTCGCAACGCATTTTTGCTCCGCTTCGCGATCGACGGCTACACGATCACCCTCTTCGCCGACGGCCGCGCCATCATCGCCGGCACGGAGGATATTGCCACGGCTCGAAATGTGTACGCGAAATATGTCGGGATGTAA
- the uvrA gene encoding excinuclease ABC subunit UvrA, giving the protein MSGSKGFIRLRGVEVHNLKGIDLDIPHRKLVVFCGLSGSGKTSLALDTLYAEGQRRYIETFSAYTRQFFERLEKPTAELIAGIPPAIAVTHRSSNRSSRATVGTATEAYDYLRLLMAKIGQVFCTNCGQPVRSESPESTANALAPLPAGTRFMLAFAPPPESAANGDDAELASPLAALREEGFVRVVLDGRTVEIGARGEGRGASDEESTTLGAPPMGTVPFCSADSAKGDSPRPSLVPHPSPLAPLLVIVDRLTAGAATPQRLRESIETAFAKGDGVCHVLIDLPERPDLPSGGRGAAFELDGRPWWRLTFSRTMRCDDCGIEYPLPEPRLFSFNSPLGACPECEGFGNVIDLDMDLIVPDPNKSVREGAIAPWNTPAYAHELKELIALADDFGLPLDVPFRSLNDEQLRIVREGVAERNFGGLRGFFQWLERRKYKMHLRVYLSRWRSYRPCPVCGGSRLRPEALATRIGGLNIAELAALKIRDALGFFAKLPLSDWQRRVGRMMLEQVQSRMGYLDAVGLGYLTLDRTLRTLSGGESQRVALTSALGSSLVNMLYVLDEPSIGLHPADVDRLLKAVTALRDRGNSVLVVEHEETMLRAADQIIEIGPGAGERGGKVVFQGTVAEMENCPQSTTGDFLTGRRGVSGINRRRRPSHGWVRLAGARGNNLQNLTVEFPLGVLCLVTGVSGSGKSTLVEDTLYPALRRRMRLEGPKPAPYDDVFGDGQIDDLVLVDQSPIGRSPRSKPVTYIKAFDEIRNVFAETLEARTRNYSASHFSFNVDGGRCSMCEGDGYLQIDMQFMADVYMKCPQCNGQRYRPEILAVQYRGRNIAEVLDMTAREAFAFFRGCGKVQVRMKRLIDVGLDYLRLGQPANTLSGGEAQRLKLAGYMSAAKRSRTLFILDEPTTGLHFADVVQLLDCFEALLAVGHSLIVVEHNLQMMKAADWIIDLGPGAADEGGRIVSQGTPEYIARQTHTATGRFLAEALAHPPREQPA; this is encoded by the coding sequence GTGAGCGGCAGCAAGGGATTTATCCGACTGCGCGGCGTCGAGGTGCATAACCTCAAGGGAATCGATCTCGATATCCCGCACCGCAAGCTCGTCGTATTCTGTGGCCTGAGCGGCAGCGGAAAAACGAGCCTCGCCCTCGACACGCTCTATGCCGAGGGGCAGCGGCGCTATATCGAAACTTTTTCTGCCTACACCCGGCAATTCTTCGAACGGCTGGAAAAACCCACGGCCGAATTGATCGCCGGCATCCCGCCCGCGATCGCCGTCACCCATCGCAGCAGCAATCGCTCCAGCCGGGCCACGGTCGGAACCGCTACCGAAGCCTACGACTACCTGCGGCTGCTGATGGCCAAAATCGGCCAGGTGTTTTGCACGAACTGCGGCCAGCCGGTTCGCAGCGAATCGCCCGAGAGCACCGCCAACGCGCTTGCGCCGCTGCCGGCGGGCACCCGGTTCATGTTGGCCTTCGCTCCGCCGCCGGAATCCGCGGCAAACGGAGACGACGCCGAGCTTGCATCGCCATTGGCCGCGCTACGAGAAGAAGGATTTGTTCGGGTGGTGCTCGATGGGCGGACGGTGGAGATAGGGGCGAGGGGCGAGGGGCGAGGGGCGAGTGACGAGGAATCGACGACGCTGGGCGCGCCGCCGATGGGGACGGTCCCCTTTTGCTCCGCGGACTCCGCAAAAGGGGACAGTCCCCGGCCTTCACTCGTCCCTCACCCCTCGCCCCTCGCCCCTCTGCTCGTCATCGTCGATCGCCTTACCGCCGGGGCCGCGACGCCGCAACGATTGCGCGAGTCGATTGAAACAGCTTTTGCCAAAGGCGACGGCGTCTGCCATGTGCTCATCGACCTGCCGGAGCGGCCCGATCTGCCCAGCGGCGGCCGCGGGGCGGCGTTCGAATTGGATGGTCGGCCGTGGTGGCGGCTCACATTTAGCCGCACCATGCGCTGCGACGATTGCGGCATCGAATATCCGCTGCCCGAGCCGCGGCTATTCAGCTTTAACAGTCCGCTCGGGGCCTGCCCGGAATGCGAGGGGTTCGGCAATGTGATCGATTTGGATATGGATTTGATCGTTCCGGATCCGAACAAGTCGGTTCGCGAGGGGGCCATCGCCCCGTGGAATACGCCCGCCTATGCCCACGAGTTGAAGGAACTGATCGCGCTGGCCGACGATTTTGGATTGCCGCTGGACGTGCCATTTCGCAGTTTGAATGACGAGCAACTGCGGATTGTGCGCGAAGGCGTGGCGGAGCGAAATTTCGGCGGCCTGCGAGGCTTCTTTCAATGGCTCGAGCGGCGGAAATACAAGATGCACCTGCGCGTGTATCTGAGCCGTTGGCGGAGTTATCGGCCGTGCCCGGTGTGCGGCGGCAGCCGGTTGCGGCCGGAGGCGCTTGCCACGCGCATCGGCGGGCTGAATATCGCCGAACTGGCTGCGTTGAAAATCCGCGATGCTCTCGGCTTCTTCGCCAAGCTGCCGCTATCCGACTGGCAGCGCCGCGTGGGGCGGATGATGCTCGAACAAGTGCAATCGCGGATGGGATATCTCGATGCCGTCGGGCTCGGCTATCTCACGCTCGACCGCACGCTGCGCACGCTCAGCGGCGGCGAATCGCAGCGCGTCGCCCTCACCTCGGCTCTCGGCTCGAGCCTGGTGAACATGCTCTATGTGCTCGACGAACCGTCGATCGGCTTGCACCCGGCCGACGTCGATCGGCTCCTGAAGGCAGTGACCGCTCTGCGCGATCGCGGTAATTCCGTGCTGGTGGTGGAACACGAAGAAACGATGCTCCGTGCGGCGGATCAAATTATCGAGATCGGCCCCGGCGCCGGCGAGCGCGGCGGAAAGGTCGTGTTCCAAGGCACGGTGGCCGAGATGGAGAATTGTCCACAAAGCACGACGGGCGATTTTCTCACTGGCCGCCGCGGCGTGAGCGGCATCAATCGCCGCCGCCGGCCAAGCCACGGCTGGGTTCGCCTCGCCGGCGCGAGGGGAAACAACTTGCAGAACCTGACCGTCGAATTTCCGCTCGGCGTGTTGTGCCTCGTGACGGGCGTGAGTGGGTCGGGAAAAAGCACGTTGGTCGAAGACACGCTTTATCCGGCCCTGCGGCGGCGAATGCGGCTCGAAGGCCCGAAGCCGGCCCCCTACGACGACGTGTTCGGCGACGGCCAAATCGACGACCTCGTGCTGGTCGACCAGAGCCCGATCGGCCGATCGCCGCGCTCGAAGCCGGTGACCTACATCAAAGCCTTTGACGAAATCCGCAACGTGTTCGCCGAAACGCTCGAAGCCCGCACGCGAAACTACTCCGCCAGCCATTTCAGCTTCAATGTCGATGGCGGGCGGTGCAGCATGTGCGAAGGGGACGGGTATTTGCAGATCGACATGCAATTCATGGCCGATGTGTATATGAAGTGCCCGCAGTGCAACGGGCAGCGTTATCGGCCGGAGATATTGGCCGTGCAATACCGTGGCCGAAATATCGCCGAGGTGCTCGACATGACGGCTCGCGAGGCGTTCGCCTTCTTCCGCGGCTGCGGCAAGGTGCAGGTGCGGATGAAGCGGCTGATCGACGTCGGGCTGGATTATCTGCGCTTGGGCCAACCGGCAAACACGCTTTCCGGCGGCGAGGCCCAGCGGCTGAAATTGGCCGGCTATATGTCGGCCGCCAAGCGATCTCGCACCCTATTTATCCTCGACGAACCGACGACAGGACTGCACTTCGCCGATGTCGTGCAATTGCTCGATTGCTTCGAGGCCCTATTAGCGGTCGGGCATTCGCTGATCGTGGTCGAGCACAACTTGCAAATGATGAAGGCTGCCGATTGGATTATCGACCTCGGCCCGGGAGCGGCCGACGAGGGAGGCCGGATCGTATCGCAAGGCACGCCGGAATATATTGCCAGGCAAACGCACACCGCCACCGGCCGATTCCTCGCCGAAGCCCTCGCCCATCCACCGCGGGAGCAACCGGCCTGA
- a CDS encoding TIGR01777 family oxidoreductase, whose amino-acid sequence MDTQQKVVIAGGSGFLGRPLARWFAERDWAVTVLSRRPGNIAPRVRSIGWDGESLGDWTQALEGAAAVIDLAGRSVNCRYTRANRREIMQSRVRSTRVIGEAIAACSSPPAVWLNSSTATIYRHSIDRPMDDVTGEIGATAEANDAFSIEVATTWERTVDEACTPRTRKAKLRIAMVLAFGRGGVFDVLHRLVRCGLGGTMGPGNQFVSWIHGDDFCRSIEWLIEHGDLSGPVNIAAPNPLPNRELMRLLRRLCRMPIGLPAASWMLEIGAFFLRTETELILKSRRVVPRRLLDSGFQFQFADAESALAEILRRSGCDRTSPSPREQAALKTAKRSFARVDKTYAGS is encoded by the coding sequence ATGGATACCCAGCAAAAGGTCGTCATCGCGGGGGGAAGTGGTTTTCTGGGACGACCCTTGGCTCGATGGTTTGCCGAGCGAGATTGGGCCGTCACGGTGTTGTCTCGGCGCCCCGGCAATATTGCACCGCGAGTCCGTTCGATCGGTTGGGATGGCGAATCGCTCGGCGATTGGACGCAGGCACTAGAAGGCGCGGCGGCGGTTATCGATCTCGCGGGGCGCTCGGTCAACTGCCGCTACACTCGCGCAAATCGCCGCGAAATCATGCAATCGCGAGTGCGTTCGACGCGGGTGATCGGCGAAGCGATTGCCGCATGCTCGTCGCCACCGGCGGTATGGCTCAATTCGAGCACTGCCACCATCTACCGGCATTCGATCGATCGGCCGATGGATGATGTTACCGGCGAAATCGGCGCGACCGCGGAAGCCAACGACGCATTTTCGATCGAAGTTGCGACTACCTGGGAGCGGACGGTGGATGAAGCCTGCACACCGCGCACTCGCAAGGCAAAACTGCGCATCGCGATGGTGCTTGCTTTCGGCCGTGGGGGAGTGTTCGACGTGCTGCATCGGCTCGTTCGCTGTGGTCTGGGTGGAACGATGGGCCCCGGCAATCAATTCGTCTCATGGATTCACGGCGACGATTTTTGCCGGAGCATCGAGTGGCTGATCGAGCACGGCGACTTGAGCGGCCCCGTCAACATTGCCGCCCCGAATCCCTTGCCGAACCGCGAGTTGATGCGACTGTTGCGGCGGTTGTGCAGAATGCCGATCGGCCTGCCGGCGGCAAGTTGGATGCTGGAAATCGGCGCATTTTTTCTCCGCACGGAAACCGAGTTGATTCTGAAAAGCCGGCGCGTGGTGCCCCGGCGGCTGCTGGATTCGGGATTTCAATTTCAATTCGCCGACGCCGAATCTGCGCTCGCCGAGATTTTGCGCCGTTCGGGATGCGATCGCACGAGTCCATCGCCCCGCGAGCAGGCGGCATTGAAAACCGCCAAGCGCAGTTTTGCTCGCGTTGACAAAACCTATGCTGGCAGCTAG
- the rnc gene encoding ribonuclease III, which translates to MVRRHSAEAAEEMPVDIAGCEGRIDYVFRDKGLLRSALTHASGALHRLASNERLEFLGDAILGAIVCEILFHQYPEYLEGDLTKIKSVVVSRTTCAKLSGELGLEEFLILGKGMATHPRVPPSVLADVFESLVAAIYLDGGDAAIRPFIEKFIAPEIEAAVTGDTGNNYKSLLQQVAQRQHGQTPTYQLLDEKGPDHSKCFKISAQIGQLRYSPAWGRNKKEAEQCAARNALSEICGEAIPFPAD; encoded by the coding sequence ATGGTTCGGCGCCACTCGGCCGAAGCGGCCGAAGAAATGCCCGTCGATATCGCCGGATGCGAAGGCCGCATCGACTACGTATTTCGTGACAAGGGCTTGCTCCGCTCGGCATTGACGCACGCCTCGGGCGCCTTGCACCGCTTGGCTTCGAACGAGCGGTTGGAGTTTCTCGGTGATGCCATTCTCGGGGCCATCGTCTGCGAGATTCTGTTCCACCAGTATCCCGAATATCTCGAAGGGGATCTGACGAAGATCAAATCGGTCGTCGTCAGCCGCACGACCTGTGCAAAGCTCAGCGGCGAACTGGGGCTGGAAGAATTCTTGATTCTCGGCAAGGGGATGGCAACGCATCCGCGTGTGCCGCCCTCGGTTCTGGCCGACGTGTTCGAGTCGCTCGTGGCAGCCATCTATCTCGATGGCGGCGATGCGGCGATTCGGCCGTTTATCGAGAAATTCATTGCCCCGGAAATTGAAGCGGCCGTGACCGGCGACACCGGCAACAACTACAAGTCTCTGTTGCAGCAGGTTGCCCAGCGGCAGCACGGCCAGACGCCGACGTATCAACTGCTCGACGAAAAGGGCCCGGATCATAGCAAGTGCTTTAAGATCTCGGCCCAGATCGGCCAGCTACGCTATTCGCCGGCGTGGGGGCGGAACAAGAAAGAAGCCGAGCAATGCGCCGCCCGCAACGCGTTGAGCGAAATCTGCGGCGAAGCGATCCCGTTTCCGGCCGATTGA
- a CDS encoding DUF6134 family protein, producing MSIAIRNCGSCFAFRGWFAGLCTLSLAIAAVLAPRTAVAQQQPAAAGELREYDVLVKQSPVGKVSIRTAEHPDGTVVATTDTTVNARFFLVTYHYEYHGTEVWQNERLVRLDSRADDDGKKLAVTAITDARASRTDLPGGPPRSGPSLVMTSNYWRLPDQRLTAGDFAIIDSDTGTLFTVKIQRLGTDTIAVDGQNIACEHFRVSGDTSAELWFDGKRRLIRQQTVEQGHLTEVRLVRIRAVAARQ from the coding sequence ATGTCGATTGCCATTCGCAATTGCGGATCGTGCTTTGCATTTCGTGGTTGGTTCGCCGGGCTTTGTACCCTTTCTCTCGCGATTGCCGCGGTGCTTGCACCGCGGACCGCGGTCGCCCAGCAGCAGCCGGCGGCGGCCGGAGAGCTTCGCGAATACGACGTGCTTGTCAAGCAATCGCCGGTCGGCAAAGTTTCGATCCGCACCGCCGAACATCCGGATGGCACCGTGGTCGCCACGACCGACACCACCGTCAACGCGCGATTTTTCCTGGTCACCTACCACTACGAATATCACGGCACGGAAGTCTGGCAAAACGAACGGCTGGTGCGGCTCGATAGCCGTGCCGACGACGACGGCAAGAAGCTGGCAGTGACGGCAATCACCGACGCCCGCGCTTCGCGGACTGATCTGCCGGGAGGGCCGCCGCGCTCGGGCCCGTCGCTGGTGATGACCAGCAACTACTGGCGCCTGCCGGATCAGCGGCTTACTGCCGGCGATTTTGCCATCATCGACTCCGACACGGGCACACTTTTCACCGTAAAGATTCAACGCCTGGGAACCGATACGATTGCCGTCGACGGACAGAATATTGCCTGCGAGCACTTTCGTGTGTCGGGCGATACATCGGCCGAACTATGGTTCGACGGCAAGCGCCGGCTGATCCGGCAGCAAACCGTCGAACAAGGCCACCTCACCGAAGTGCGACTGGTGCGGATCCGCGCGGTGGCTGCGAGACAATAA
- a CDS encoding MtnX-like HAD-IB family phosphatase, whose translation MDRVHTSARTPSAESAEVWLDFDGTLTNQDVVDSLVRGFSATDEWREIEDAWQAGRIGSRACLVGQFALVRIRDKQLDSFLRSVSLDPGTPRLLDLLEQHGVPATIVSDGIDWFIDRILRAHGLRPPRIRSNTLVRDGNSWRLGCPHSSLSCAVAAAHCKCASMEQLGSAERRRIYVGDGRSDLCAARKAHLRFAKGTLAALLDGEALEYIPFSTLHDVCAVLDAAWSRSRARAA comes from the coding sequence ATGGATCGAGTCCACACGTCGGCTCGGACTCCTTCGGCGGAAAGCGCCGAAGTCTGGCTCGATTTCGACGGCACCTTGACCAACCAAGATGTCGTCGATTCGCTGGTGCGCGGCTTCAGCGCGACGGACGAGTGGCGCGAAATCGAAGATGCGTGGCAGGCGGGGCGGATTGGTTCGCGTGCCTGCCTGGTCGGCCAATTCGCTTTAGTCCGCATCCGCGACAAACAACTCGACAGTTTTCTGCGTTCGGTATCGCTCGATCCGGGCACCCCGCGGCTGCTGGATTTGCTCGAGCAGCATGGTGTTCCGGCGACGATCGTGAGCGATGGCATCGATTGGTTTATCGATCGCATTCTTCGCGCGCATGGATTGCGACCGCCGCGAATCCGCAGCAATACGCTGGTGCGCGACGGCAACTCGTGGCGGCTCGGCTGTCCCCATTCTTCGTTGTCGTGTGCCGTCGCGGCTGCGCATTGCAAATGCGCTTCGATGGAGCAGCTTGGCAGTGCGGAGCGGCGACGGATTTATGTCGGCGACGGCCGCAGCGACCTATGCGCCGCCCGGAAGGCCCACCTGCGGTTTGCCAAAGGCACGCTCGCCGCCCTGCTCGATGGGGAGGCGTTGGAGTATATTCCGTTCTCGACGCTGCACGATGTGTGCGCCGTGCTGGATGCGGCATGGTCGCGATCGAGGGCCCGCGCAGCATGA
- a CDS encoding M20/M25/M40 family metallo-hydrolase — translation MVAIEGPRSMTSANASTTYVANPNSPELVVAGTGQSADCRALVAADRAIEQAMLEFLLAALGFRSISGEEREFVHFVAAWGRRHGFRADLWEADEASLGAEHKKFARHIPLAGRPTLVLELPGDPDLPSLMFNAHSDMVAADADAWSHDPWAGTLIDGRVFGRGACDVKGPLTSALWAMMHLARRSERRGSILLELVPGEEDCVGLGTLTSVMRGWNADGLVVLEPTEQYPRCASRGGCRFEIEVLGRAVHGTVKWIGRDAIPAMCTTIGVLTELEADLNRTASSCDGQIHEGDPLFAAYPFLRPITVDAIHGGQWQGMVCDRCMCAGYFELLPDDDVRGWQQKFIGEVTARIAARGIRSDEVRVRFTEEYQGHRLAPNHALCGRAAKAISGCAGSAGFSWKGFNAGCEAGLRANRSQTPTLVWGPGSLAQAHAVDEYVEWADVRRVADMFTTFATLWTGNIDEI, via the coding sequence ATGGTCGCGATCGAGGGCCCGCGCAGCATGACGAGCGCGAACGCATCAACCACGTATGTCGCGAATCCGAACAGTCCGGAACTAGTCGTCGCAGGCACGGGGCAGTCGGCCGATTGCCGTGCGCTGGTGGCCGCCGATCGGGCGATCGAACAGGCGATGCTCGAATTTCTCCTCGCCGCGTTGGGCTTCCGTAGCATCAGCGGCGAAGAACGCGAGTTCGTCCATTTCGTCGCCGCTTGGGGACGACGGCATGGCTTTCGCGCCGACCTGTGGGAAGCGGACGAAGCTTCCTTGGGCGCCGAGCACAAAAAATTCGCCCGCCATATTCCGCTCGCCGGCCGGCCGACGCTCGTGCTCGAGTTGCCCGGCGATCCGGACTTGCCGTCGCTGATGTTCAATGCGCATTCCGACATGGTCGCCGCCGATGCCGATGCCTGGTCGCATGATCCTTGGGCCGGCACGCTCATCGACGGTCGCGTGTTTGGCCGCGGCGCCTGCGATGTCAAAGGGCCTTTGACGAGTGCGCTTTGGGCAATGATGCATCTGGCCCGCCGATCCGAGCGGCGTGGGAGTATTCTTCTGGAACTTGTCCCCGGCGAAGAAGACTGTGTCGGCCTGGGAACGCTCACAAGCGTGATGCGCGGCTGGAACGCCGATGGCCTCGTTGTTTTGGAACCGACGGAACAGTATCCGCGCTGCGCTTCGCGCGGCGGATGCCGCTTCGAAATCGAGGTCCTAGGTCGCGCGGTTCACGGAACCGTCAAATGGATTGGCCGCGATGCGATTCCGGCGATGTGTACGACGATCGGGGTGTTGACCGAGTTGGAAGCTGATCTGAACCGAACGGCGAGCAGTTGCGACGGACAAATTCACGAAGGCGACCCACTTTTTGCCGCGTATCCCTTCCTTCGGCCAATCACGGTCGACGCGATTCACGGCGGCCAGTGGCAGGGAATGGTGTGCGATCGGTGCATGTGTGCTGGGTATTTCGAGCTTCTACCGGATGATGATGTTCGCGGCTGGCAGCAAAAGTTCATCGGCGAAGTAACGGCAAGGATCGCGGCTCGCGGAATTCGATCCGACGAAGTGCGCGTCCGCTTCACCGAGGAATACCAGGGTCATCGCTTGGCGCCGAACCATGCACTGTGCGGCCGCGCGGCGAAAGCGATTTCGGGGTGCGCGGGGTCGGCCGGCTTTTCCTGGAAAGGGTTCAATGCGGGCTGCGAAGCGGGACTTCGCGCCAACCGGAGCCAGACGCCGACGTTGGTTTGGGGGCCAGGCAGTTTGGCCCAGGCCCATGCCGTCGATGAATACGTCGAATGGGCCGACGTGCGCCGCGTCGCGGATATGTTTACGACATTTGCCACACTTTGGACGGGCAACATCGATGAAATTTGA